A single Phycisphaerae bacterium DNA region contains:
- the sdhA gene encoding succinate dehydrogenase flavoprotein subunit — protein MANQRVAMIGGGLAGLAGAMKLAELGIGVDLVSMVPVKRSHSVCAQGGINSVNATTRSQGDSEQLHLDDTVYGGDFLNNQPPVKEMADWGPKVIDLLDRLGVPFNRTSEGHLDRRRFGGTLFKRTAFAGATTGQQLLYALDEQCRRWEAEGLINLYEFHEFLGSIVDDNGVCRGCVVQDMFSMEIKALRADAVVMATGGCGLIFGKSTMSMICTGGANARVYREGAKYANGEFIQVHPTAIPGADKLRLMSESARGEGGRVWVPRTPQDPRDPNSIPENERYYFLEERYPTYGNLVPRDIATREIFDVCANHGLSVEKGQFCVYLDLTMLPASTHHKLEGILAIYEKFGGGNPRTTPMKIFPAVHYSMGGIWVDYEKNNQTGGLVIGSPRNQSTNIPGLYAIGEADYQYHGANRLGANSLLSCIFAGLILGPSLQNYLKSLKQSSADLPAGLFDRAVRKHQDQMDQLIARDGKENAYRLHDELGNTMTANCTVVRHNEKIRQTISRIDELTERYQRAPLADSGRWTNQNLSFTRALGDMLVLAKVIAMGAMRRDECRGAHYKPEFEIAGLDPNSKEDLTTQARRWCEVFRQRNEKWLKTTIASHTAEGPRLTDEPVDTSLIPPRPRTYGLKGAEEIMRIWKTEFSAPAAARA, from the coding sequence ATGGCAAACCAACGTGTCGCGATGATCGGTGGCGGGCTGGCTGGACTGGCCGGCGCGATGAAACTGGCCGAACTCGGAATCGGCGTCGACCTCGTCAGCATGGTACCCGTCAAGCGGTCCCATAGCGTGTGCGCTCAGGGCGGTATCAACAGCGTAAACGCCACGACCCGCTCACAGGGAGACAGCGAGCAACTCCACCTGGACGATACCGTCTATGGCGGAGACTTTCTGAACAATCAGCCGCCGGTCAAGGAAATGGCGGACTGGGGCCCGAAAGTCATCGATCTTCTTGACCGACTCGGCGTGCCGTTCAACCGAACGTCGGAGGGCCATCTGGACCGACGGCGATTCGGCGGCACGCTCTTCAAGCGAACGGCATTCGCCGGGGCGACAACCGGCCAGCAACTGCTCTACGCACTCGATGAGCAGTGCCGGCGCTGGGAGGCCGAAGGCCTCATCAACCTGTACGAGTTTCACGAGTTTCTGGGCAGCATTGTCGACGACAACGGAGTTTGTCGCGGCTGTGTCGTTCAGGACATGTTCTCCATGGAGATCAAGGCGCTGCGTGCGGACGCCGTCGTAATGGCGACGGGCGGCTGCGGACTGATCTTCGGCAAGAGCACGATGTCGATGATCTGCACTGGTGGAGCCAACGCCCGCGTCTATCGCGAAGGCGCCAAGTACGCCAACGGTGAATTCATCCAGGTTCACCCCACGGCGATCCCCGGCGCCGACAAGCTTAGACTGATGAGCGAGAGCGCCCGCGGAGAAGGCGGCCGCGTCTGGGTACCGCGCACCCCTCAGGACCCGCGCGACCCGAATTCGATCCCCGAAAATGAGCGGTATTACTTCCTCGAAGAGCGATACCCGACCTACGGCAACCTCGTGCCGCGCGACATCGCCACACGCGAGATCTTCGATGTCTGCGCCAACCACGGCCTCAGTGTCGAGAAAGGACAGTTCTGCGTATATCTCGACCTCACGATGCTGCCAGCATCAACCCACCATAAGCTCGAGGGCATCCTCGCCATCTACGAGAAGTTCGGCGGCGGAAACCCGCGCACCACGCCGATGAAGATCTTCCCGGCGGTTCACTATTCCATGGGCGGAATCTGGGTTGACTACGAGAAGAACAATCAGACCGGCGGGCTCGTCATCGGTTCTCCGCGGAATCAATCAACCAACATACCCGGCCTCTACGCAATCGGAGAGGCGGACTATCAGTATCATGGAGCGAACCGGCTCGGAGCCAATTCGCTCCTGTCGTGCATCTTCGCGGGGCTGATCCTGGGCCCGTCGCTGCAGAATTACCTCAAATCACTGAAACAGTCCTCCGCCGACCTGCCGGCCGGTCTCTTCGATCGCGCAGTCCGAAAGCACCAGGACCAGATGGACCAGTTGATCGCCCGCGACGGCAAGGAGAATGCATACCGGTTGCATGATGAACTGGGCAACACGATGACTGCGAACTGTACGGTTGTTCGCCACAACGAAAAGATCAGACAGACGATCAGCAGGATCGACGAGTTGACCGAACGGTATCAGCGGGCGCCACTCGCTGATTCGGGTCGCTGGACCAACCAGAATCTCTCTTTCACCCGGGCGCTGGGAGACATGCTCGTCCTGGCGAAGGTGATCGCGATGGGCGCGATGCGCCGCGACGAATGCCGCGGCGCGCACTACAAACCGGAATTCGAAATCGCCGGACTCGATCCCAATTCCAAAGAAGATCTGACCACCCAGGCACGCCGCTGGTGCGAAGTTTTCAGGCAGCGGAACGAAAAGTGGCTCAAGACCACGATCGCATCGCACACTGCCGAGGGTCCCCGATTGACCGACGAACCCGTCGACACATCCCTGATCCCACCGCGACCACGAACCTACGGACTGAAAGGCGCGGAAGAAATCATGCGCATCTGGAAGACGGAATTTTCCGCCCCGGCGGCGGCCCGCGCATAA
- a CDS encoding ABC transporter permease — MQSMKIIYLLSSTQLRVLLRSRATAIFMLIPGITLYTIFTSIFSDAAGRPFRVAVIDLDQSAASTRLIEMLRANSVKVILNEGEDESRPLLTETTARNAILHEGLFRVALVIPRDYHESPTILDGANHHGVDLIFDESQPMEAEIVAGMVQMAAGRALFERLGGAMGLGGMDRSDDAGGGSKPKRLIAVHPIGVVKSSMPNAAKNSFLAAIVPMFILFGAAGAARGMLESLRRGEIRRLLASPARPYQIVSGQLLTCLVVSMAQCYAMYLYAWLVFGVAIWDVTAGLFAITLATCFSATALGMLMASVCRTGEQLDALGSIVILAMSAIGGSMVPRFVMPLFMQKLGLLTINGWAYDGIMALIRGEGFQGIALPLAVLFGISSGFMLLASMVLNRRLAAKPGV, encoded by the coding sequence ATGCAAAGCATGAAGATCATTTATCTACTCAGTTCAACACAGCTTCGCGTGCTGCTGCGCAGTCGCGCGACGGCGATTTTCATGTTGATTCCCGGCATCACGCTTTACACGATTTTCACGTCGATTTTCTCCGACGCGGCGGGCCGGCCGTTTCGCGTGGCAGTGATTGATCTCGACCAGTCAGCGGCCAGTACGCGGCTGATCGAGATGCTGCGGGCGAATAGCGTGAAGGTGATATTGAACGAAGGTGAAGACGAGAGTCGCCCGCTTTTGACTGAAACGACGGCGCGGAATGCGATCCTTCACGAGGGTTTGTTCCGCGTCGCGCTGGTGATTCCGCGGGATTATCACGAATCGCCGACGATCCTTGATGGCGCGAATCATCATGGCGTCGATCTGATTTTTGACGAATCGCAGCCGATGGAGGCCGAGATCGTCGCGGGAATGGTGCAAATGGCGGCCGGTCGGGCATTGTTTGAGCGGCTGGGCGGCGCGATGGGACTGGGCGGCATGGACCGCAGCGACGATGCGGGGGGCGGATCGAAGCCGAAGCGGTTGATCGCGGTTCACCCCATCGGCGTTGTGAAGAGTAGCATGCCCAATGCCGCGAAGAATTCATTCCTTGCGGCGATCGTTCCGATGTTCATTCTCTTCGGTGCGGCGGGTGCGGCGCGGGGGATGCTGGAGTCGTTGCGCCGTGGCGAGATTCGTCGCCTGCTTGCCTCGCCCGCCCGGCCTTATCAGATCGTTTCGGGCCAGCTTCTGACCTGCCTGGTCGTTTCAATGGCCCAATGCTATGCGATGTATCTCTACGCATGGCTGGTCTTTGGCGTCGCAATCTGGGACGTGACGGCCGGTCTGTTCGCGATCACGCTCGCAACGTGTTTTTCCGCGACCGCGCTGGGAATGTTGATGGCGTCGGTCTGTCGAACGGGAGAGCAGCTCGACGCGCTGGGGTCGATCGTGATTCTGGCGATGAGCGCGATCGGCGGTAGCATGGTGCCGCGATTCGTCATGCCGCTCTTCATGCAGAAGCTGGGCCTTCTGACGATCAATGGGTGGGCCTATGACGGAATCATGGCACTTATTCGCGGCGAAGGCTTTCAGGGCATTGCCCTGCCGCTGGCAGTCCTGTTCGGCATTTCAAGCGGATTCATGCTACTGGCGTCGATGGTCCTCAATCGCCGCCTCGCAGCGAAGCCGGGGGTCTGA
- a CDS encoding ABC transporter ATP-binding protein, with product MAVLELRSLCKSYDGLKAVDGISLEIEAGEIFGLLGPNGAGKSTTIDMIATILQPDEGEIILLGGIASRHREYKYRIGYVPQEIALNEQLTALENLAFVGRLYGLSGGELSRRVIETVEAVGLGDRSDEPVAGFSGGMKRRLNIACALVHKPAVVLMDEPTVGVDPHARAYIFDIVERLAEEGRAVLYTTHYMEEAQRLCRRTAIIDRGKIIAVGSPAELISHAKARREVVMEVESLSADVAKRLSDRLGPVSWNGHDAVVRLTLVDGRFGLIDIVHAANDLGLRVKNIGVKEPNLETVFLELTGHALRD from the coding sequence TTGGCCGTTCTGGAACTTCGAAGTCTCTGCAAATCGTATGACGGGCTGAAGGCCGTCGACGGCATCAGTCTTGAGATTGAGGCGGGCGAGATATTCGGCCTGCTCGGGCCGAATGGCGCCGGCAAGTCGACGACGATCGACATGATCGCAACGATTCTGCAGCCGGATGAGGGCGAGATCATTCTGTTGGGCGGCATTGCTTCCCGTCACAGGGAGTACAAGTACCGAATCGGGTATGTCCCGCAGGAGATCGCACTGAATGAGCAATTGACCGCCCTTGAGAATCTTGCGTTCGTCGGCAGGCTGTATGGCCTGTCGGGCGGAGAGCTTTCCCGGCGGGTCATTGAGACGGTGGAGGCCGTTGGCCTGGGTGATCGGAGCGACGAACCCGTCGCAGGTTTCTCGGGGGGCATGAAGCGGAGGCTTAATATCGCGTGCGCGCTGGTTCACAAGCCGGCAGTGGTGTTGATGGACGAGCCGACGGTCGGCGTCGACCCGCATGCGAGGGCTTACATTTTTGATATCGTGGAGAGACTGGCGGAAGAGGGGCGAGCCGTTCTCTACACCACACACTACATGGAAGAGGCCCAACGGCTTTGCCGCCGAACGGCCATTATTGACCGCGGCAAGATCATCGCGGTGGGTTCGCCGGCTGAACTGATCTCCCACGCCAAGGCCAGACGCGAGGTGGTGATGGAGGTGGAGTCCCTGTCGGCCGATGTCGCGAAGCGCCTGTCTGATCGGCTGGGGCCTGTCTCGTGGAATGGTCATGATGCGGTTGTTCGGTTGACGCTGGTGGATGGCCGATTTGGATTGATCGACATCGTGCATGCGGCGAATGATCTGGGCCTGCGGGTTAAAAACATCGGCGTGAAGGAACCGAACCTGGAAACGGTTTTTCTTGAGCTGACGGGACACGCCCTGAGAGACTAG
- a CDS encoding DUF1800 domain-containing protein, whose translation MHISLIALFQLTLVLSAVATEPPDESRPERPTASTRTSDPLKASRVWERKHASHLLRRAGFGGTPEQVLYLKQLGRERAVEYLVNYREIDAELPEPDVSEYEPRRPRDVMSMSEEERKKTFAERRRDDRVLFENVVGWWVDMMVSSPRPLEEKLTLFWHGHLTSGYREVKSAHAMLKQNRLLRHHASGNFRTLLLDITEDPAMVLYLNTQQNRKGMPNENYARELLELFTMGTGNYTEQDIKEAARAFTGYTIDPRTGQVVFRPRLHDDGEKTFLGRTGAHEPADIIDIILEQPATAKFIARKMWRFFAYDDPEDDIIDALAKILRENQYEFKPMLRAMFKSDAFYSKRAMFTQIKSPTELLVGCMRSLEIPAMDTATLNIGLRLMGQSLMQPPNVKGWDGQEAWITASTLFNRYNVLGGVIVGNDNDRARRQRMRMIEARRATTGREGNSADDDEGPRLQPAYDPLPAIRKFKLTNPERIVDHYVDRLLQRPLPRDRKQVLIDAIRPSYITKNPEAAQNVELIRGLVHMIVSMPEYQLE comes from the coding sequence ATGCACATTTCTCTCATCGCCCTCTTTCAACTGACGCTCGTACTGAGCGCGGTGGCGACGGAGCCGCCCGACGAATCCAGGCCGGAACGTCCAACCGCTTCAACCCGCACAAGCGATCCGCTCAAGGCCTCCCGTGTCTGGGAGCGAAAGCACGCGTCGCATCTGCTCCGCCGCGCCGGCTTCGGCGGGACGCCTGAACAGGTGCTCTACCTTAAGCAGCTCGGACGCGAGCGTGCCGTCGAATATCTCGTTAATTACCGCGAAATCGATGCCGAGTTGCCGGAACCGGACGTCAGCGAATACGAGCCGCGCCGGCCGCGCGATGTCATGTCCATGTCCGAAGAAGAGCGGAAGAAGACGTTCGCGGAGCGCCGCCGGGACGACCGCGTCCTGTTTGAAAACGTCGTCGGCTGGTGGGTGGATATGATGGTGTCGTCACCGCGTCCCCTTGAGGAAAAGCTGACGCTGTTCTGGCATGGGCATCTCACCAGCGGCTATCGCGAAGTGAAATCGGCTCACGCCATGCTCAAGCAGAATCGCCTTCTGCGTCACCATGCATCGGGCAACTTCCGCACACTGCTTCTCGATATCACCGAAGACCCCGCGATGGTGCTCTACCTCAATACCCAGCAGAACCGAAAGGGAATGCCCAACGAAAACTACGCCCGCGAATTGCTGGAACTCTTCACCATGGGTACCGGCAACTACACGGAGCAGGACATCAAGGAGGCCGCGCGGGCCTTCACCGGCTATACAATCGACCCCCGAACTGGCCAGGTCGTCTTCCGACCGCGCCTGCACGACGACGGCGAAAAAACTTTCCTCGGCCGCACCGGCGCACACGAACCGGCCGACATCATCGATATCATTCTCGAACAGCCCGCGACCGCGAAGTTCATCGCCCGAAAGATGTGGCGGTTCTTTGCATACGATGATCCCGAGGACGACATCATCGACGCCCTGGCAAAGATCCTTCGAGAGAATCAGTACGAATTCAAGCCCATGCTGCGGGCCATGTTCAAGAGCGACGCGTTCTATTCGAAGCGGGCGATGTTCACTCAGATCAAAAGCCCCACCGAACTGCTCGTCGGTTGCATGAGGTCGCTGGAAATCCCCGCGATGGATACCGCCACACTGAACATCGGCCTTCGCCTCATGGGACAGTCGCTCATGCAGCCGCCGAACGTCAAGGGCTGGGACGGTCAGGAGGCGTGGATCACCGCCAGCACTCTCTTTAATCGCTACAACGTCCTTGGCGGCGTGATCGTCGGAAATGACAACGACCGGGCACGCCGGCAGCGGATGCGAATGATCGAAGCCCGCCGTGCGACCACCGGCCGCGAAGGCAATTCCGCGGACGATGACGAGGGGCCCCGCCTCCAGCCGGCCTATGATCCATTGCCTGCGATCAGAAAATTCAAGCTGACAAACCCCGAGCGCATCGTCGATCACTATGTTGATCGGCTGCTGCAGCGTCCGTTGCCGCGCGATCGCAAGCAGGTGCTCATCGATGCCATCCGCCCGTCATACATTACAAAAAATCCCGAAGCGGCCCAGAACGTCGAACTGATTCGAGGCCTTGTGCACATGATCGTAAGCATGCCGGAGTACCAGTTGGAGTAG
- a CDS encoding DUF1501 domain-containing protein produces MSDELFFSRREMLRRGASLLSAAATVPLFLDRTALALSGPSDSPGPKRKTRNDASRILVVVQLAGGNDGLNTVVPIGNDRYYQSRPSLAIRKDDALSINADLAFPKSAEGLKSLYDDGLLAVVQGVGYPNPNRSHFVSTDIWSTADPEERIHNGWLGRYFDCECKGSARPDPKSGIALTQESPLAMQGARFSPVSFNSPEELSWRGPAAHGRGMAAFNKLNQSKRKNTRKTEAPLDQAGALAYLERMAMDARASAEEIQRATGIDGANSRNQGFRFRFQNRGRGGELGQKLEMVKRMIAAGLDARVYYVSMGGFDTHAQQAGRHQTLITQLGEALKDFTLSLKADGLLDRVTIMTFSEFGRRVAENGSQGTDHGAAAPLFIVGSSVRPGLHGEHPSLEPADLDAGDLKWQVDFRSIYTAVLSDWLKADAAKVLGGEYSKAALFRV; encoded by the coding sequence ATGTCTGACGAACTTTTCTTCAGCCGGCGCGAAATGCTCCGACGCGGCGCGTCCCTTTTGTCCGCCGCCGCGACGGTCCCCCTGTTTCTCGACCGGACCGCCCTGGCCTTGTCCGGGCCATCGGATTCACCCGGGCCGAAGCGCAAAACCCGGAATGACGCTTCCCGAATTCTCGTCGTCGTCCAACTGGCCGGCGGCAATGACGGCCTGAACACCGTCGTGCCGATCGGCAACGATCGCTACTATCAATCGCGCCCGTCGCTCGCCATCAGGAAGGACGACGCGCTGTCAATCAACGCGGACCTCGCATTTCCGAAATCCGCTGAAGGCCTCAAGAGCCTGTACGACGATGGCCTTCTCGCTGTCGTTCAGGGCGTCGGCTATCCGAACCCGAATCGATCGCACTTCGTTTCGACGGACATCTGGTCCACCGCCGATCCCGAAGAGCGAATTCATAACGGCTGGCTGGGGCGCTACTTCGATTGCGAATGCAAAGGCAGTGCGCGGCCCGATCCGAAATCAGGCATCGCGCTGACGCAGGAATCACCGCTTGCGATGCAGGGGGCCCGATTCTCACCCGTGAGCTTCAATAGCCCGGAAGAACTGTCATGGCGCGGCCCGGCGGCGCACGGTCGTGGCATGGCGGCATTCAACAAGCTCAACCAATCGAAGCGAAAAAACACCAGAAAGACCGAGGCGCCGCTCGATCAAGCCGGCGCGCTGGCCTACCTCGAACGAATGGCCATGGATGCCCGCGCATCCGCTGAGGAGATTCAGCGTGCCACCGGCATCGACGGCGCCAACAGTCGAAACCAGGGCTTCCGCTTTCGATTCCAGAATCGTGGACGTGGCGGGGAACTCGGCCAGAAACTTGAAATGGTCAAGCGCATGATCGCCGCGGGACTGGACGCCAGGGTCTACTATGTCTCTATGGGAGGCTTCGACACGCACGCGCAACAGGCCGGAAGACACCAGACACTCATAACCCAGTTGGGCGAGGCGCTGAAGGATTTCACGCTGAGCCTCAAGGCCGATGGCCTGCTCGATCGTGTCACGATCATGACGTTTTCCGAGTTTGGCCGGCGCGTCGCGGAGAATGGCTCGCAGGGAACGGACCACGGCGCAGCCGCCCCGCTATTCATCGTGGGTTCATCGGTACGACCCGGCTTGCATGGCGAACATCCCAGTCTCGAGCCTGCCGACCTGGACGCCGGCGACTTGAAGTGGCAGGTGGATTTTCGTTCGATCTACACTGCGGTGTTGTCAGACTGGCTCAAGGCCGACGCAGCGAAGGTCCTGGGCGGGGAATACAGCAAGGCTGCGTTGTTCCGCGTGTGA
- a CDS encoding inositol monophosphatase: MMRRGSGGNAEYMEMACELARLGARTASGLLGRVSVTRKDDDTPVTEADHLVQAAMLDVIAAQFPGHAVLVEETVADPVRHTAIAASEFCWVIDPIDGTRNFARGIPMYATSVALMHRGEPLVAAIFDASTGRLYSALRGGGAFREGDPLRIEDRAYSSDSVLFISSFRRRTPPPVIARWMQTYLFRNLGSICIHFAWLAAGFSDGAYAPECKLWDLAAGALLVSEAGGRLSDPAGGPLWPMDVARYGGEDLPMVAGTPTMHAELVRSLSEASLDTESE, from the coding sequence ATGATGCGACGGGGATCTGGCGGGAATGCGGAATACATGGAAATGGCGTGCGAACTGGCCCGGCTTGGCGCGCGGACCGCTTCCGGGCTGCTGGGGCGGGTTTCGGTCACCCGGAAGGACGACGACACGCCCGTGACCGAGGCGGATCATCTCGTACAGGCGGCGATGCTGGATGTAATCGCCGCGCAATTTCCGGGACATGCGGTTCTTGTCGAGGAAACCGTGGCTGACCCGGTTCGGCATACGGCGATTGCGGCGTCGGAATTCTGCTGGGTCATCGACCCCATCGACGGGACGCGGAATTTCGCTCGCGGCATTCCGATGTATGCCACATCAGTGGCACTTATGCATCGTGGCGAGCCGCTGGTCGCCGCGATTTTCGACGCATCAACCGGACGTCTTTATTCAGCTTTGCGCGGTGGCGGGGCATTTCGCGAGGGCGACCCGCTGCGGATTGAGGATCGCGCGTACTCATCGGATTCCGTTTTATTCATCTCGTCATTCCGTCGAAGAACGCCGCCACCGGTCATCGCGAGATGGATGCAAACTTATCTGTTTCGGAATCTGGGCTCGATCTGCATTCATTTCGCCTGGCTGGCGGCCGGTTTTTCCGATGGAGCGTATGCGCCGGAATGCAAACTGTGGGACCTTGCGGCCGGGGCGCTGCTGGTCAGTGAGGCCGGCGGGCGCCTGAGCGATCCTGCCGGTGGTCCGCTCTGGCCGATGGATGTCGCGCGGTATGGCGGCGAAGATCTGCCGATGGTCGCGGGCACGCCGACGATGCACGCCGAACTGGTGCGTTCGCTGAGCGAAGCGTCTCTGGACACGGAATCGGAATGA
- a CDS encoding NAD-binding protein, which translates to MPLDVRQLHNHVIIAGFGVGGRFIAEYLREKKTPFVVVELNPVTCDSQRAIGIHVIEGSIADDQVLRSAGVETAAVLALAIPDEDAALKATERANAIRPEIHIIASTRYTSTGLEALQRGADEVIVAEQAVAQEFYRRIDRFISRTAPRSRISPAGRG; encoded by the coding sequence ATGCCGCTCGATGTCAGGCAACTGCACAACCATGTCATTATCGCCGGCTTCGGTGTCGGCGGGCGCTTCATCGCCGAGTACCTTCGCGAAAAGAAGACGCCGTTTGTCGTCGTCGAGTTGAACCCGGTCACCTGCGATTCGCAGCGTGCGATCGGCATTCACGTCATCGAAGGCAGTATCGCCGACGATCAGGTGCTACGCAGCGCTGGAGTCGAAACGGCGGCCGTCCTGGCGCTGGCCATTCCCGACGAGGATGCCGCGTTGAAGGCGACGGAGCGCGCGAACGCGATCCGACCGGAGATTCACATTATCGCGAGCACGCGTTATACGTCCACGGGACTGGAAGCACTTCAGCGCGGCGCCGACGAGGTCATCGTGGCGGAGCAAGCTGTCGCTCAGGAATTCTATCGCCGAATCGACCGGTTCATCTCGCGAACCGCTCCGCGCTCCAGAATATCACCCGCTGGCCGGGGTTGA
- the truB gene encoding tRNA pseudouridine(55) synthase TruB, with product MQPKTILAIPTDGLVNLYKPIGRSSAHYVYRLRRIFGVRKVGHAGTLDPFADGVLLGCVGRATKLVERLMSLRKRYRTTLRLGVTNETFDPERPFEPVPHAVAPDERAIREFLLTLIGTVAQVPPTFSAVRVGGVQSYERARKGRPLELAARPVRIDRLELVSYAWPRCVIEIDCGRGTYIRAIARDLGTALGCGAVCETLTRTAVGPFDSDTAVRLEAGDDAVRRSILTIDAVESAIASESQ from the coding sequence ATGCAGCCGAAAACAATTCTCGCAATTCCAACCGACGGCTTGGTCAATCTTTACAAACCGATCGGCCGGAGTTCTGCACACTACGTTTATCGTTTGCGGCGCATTTTCGGCGTACGAAAGGTCGGTCATGCCGGCACGCTCGACCCTTTCGCCGACGGCGTGCTGCTGGGATGTGTCGGCCGTGCTACAAAACTGGTCGAACGACTCATGTCTTTGCGGAAGCGTTATCGGACAACATTGCGGCTGGGCGTGACCAACGAGACCTTCGACCCCGAACGCCCTTTCGAGCCGGTGCCCCATGCGGTGGCGCCGGACGAGCGCGCGATTCGCGAATTTCTGCTCACCTTGATCGGAACGGTTGCTCAGGTTCCGCCCACCTTCAGCGCGGTCCGCGTCGGCGGCGTGCAGAGCTACGAGCGCGCCAGAAAAGGCCGGCCGCTCGAACTTGCGGCCCGGCCGGTGCGGATTGACCGGTTGGAGCTGGTTTCATACGCATGGCCGCGCTGTGTGATCGAAATTGACTGCGGTCGCGGAACTTACATCCGGGCAATCGCCCGCGACCTGGGAACGGCGCTGGGCTGCGGCGCGGTTTGTGAAACGTTGACGCGGACGGCTGTCGGTCCGTTCGATTCGGACACAGCGGTTCGGCTCGAAGCGGGTGACGATGCTGTGAGAAGGTCGATTCTGACCATCGACGCGGTCGAATCCGCCATCGCGTCTGAATCGCAGTGA